A single genomic interval of bacterium harbors:
- a CDS encoding TetR/AcrR family transcriptional regulator, giving the protein MGGLLKSSRGKGTREKILGVATEMFSIKGYSACSVAEIVAGAGVTKPVLYYYFGSKEGLFKAILEEASKRQEELLQRALSTEGSVRERVIALFREIYHEVTQRPHLFRLLHRLAFSASNGAMPSFDLESFPRRMTQTLALLAQQGMERGELEVRNPSDVALLLLAVLSLCIDLDQCYPQNAEPGRMDRLVRLAMEGLVSQRG; this is encoded by the coding sequence ATGGGAGGGTTGCTTAAGTCTTCTCGGGGCAAAGGCACGAGGGAGAAGATCCTTGGGGTTGCCACCGAGATGTTTTCCATCAAGGGCTACTCTGCCTGTTCTGTGGCTGAGATAGTGGCAGGAGCGGGTGTCACCAAACCCGTTCTCTACTACTACTTCGGCAGCAAGGAGGGATTGTTCAAGGCCATACTGGAGGAGGCTAGCAAGAGGCAAGAAGAGCTCTTGCAAAGGGCCCTTTCCACAGAGGGCAGCGTGCGCGAGAGGGTAATTGCCCTGTTCAGGGAGATCTACCATGAGGTAACCCAAAGGCCTCACCTTTTCAGGCTCTTGCACCGGCTGGCCTTTTCCGCTTCCAATGGAGCCATGCCCAGTTTTGATCTGGAATCCTTTCCCAGGCGCATGACACAGACCCTGGCCCTCCTGGCTCAGCAAGGCATGGAAAGAGGCGAGCTTGAGGTGAGGAATCCCTCGGATGTGGCCTTGCTCCTGCTGGCCGTGCTTAGCCTTTGCATCGATCTGGATCAATGCTACCCCCAAAACGCCGAGCCTGGTCGCATGGATAGGTTGGTGAGGCTTGCCATGGAGGGGCTGGTTTCCCAGCGAGGATGA
- a CDS encoding efflux RND transporter periplasmic adaptor subunit, which produces MKKFLCSFLTGAFLSFVLVACEKSESNVAGQSQASKPALVRVSVLEVQPTSMKDVLVLPGETRAWEDVRVSSDMDGLVEWIGPKEGQAVRKGELLARIDVAARKAALDRAKASFNLADELFRRRESLFQRSIISKEELDRAATELALAETNLRQAQVEYERGFLKAPISGVVNHLYVDAGEYVARGAPFLDLVNVEKIKIQLNVPEMDVRFLKPGQQALVGIDALPDKRLWGKVDFVAYKADPATKTFQVQVVVDNPAQEIRPGMIARVGLLRREVNDALAVPLFAIVNKGGERVLFVEKDGVASARTVSIGIIEGDRVQITSGLSAGERVIVSGQAEVEEGMQVQVQ; this is translated from the coding sequence ATGAAGAAATTTCTTTGCAGTTTCTTGACAGGGGCATTCTTGAGCTTTGTGCTGGTTGCCTGCGAAAAATCCGAGAGCAACGTAGCGGGTCAGTCCCAGGCCTCCAAGCCTGCCCTTGTGAGAGTCTCTGTTTTGGAGGTGCAGCCCACCAGCATGAAGGACGTGCTGGTTTTGCCCGGAGAGACCAGGGCCTGGGAGGATGTCAGGGTCTCCTCGGACATGGACGGTCTTGTGGAGTGGATAGGGCCCAAGGAAGGCCAGGCGGTAAGGAAAGGAGAACTTCTGGCTCGAATAGATGTGGCTGCCCGCAAGGCTGCCCTGGACAGGGCCAAGGCCTCTTTCAATCTGGCCGATGAGCTTTTCAGAAGAAGGGAGTCTCTGTTTCAAAGAAGCATCATCTCCAAAGAGGAACTGGACAGGGCAGCCACGGAGCTGGCTCTGGCCGAGACCAACCTGAGGCAGGCCCAGGTGGAATACGAAAGGGGGTTCCTAAAGGCGCCCATCTCTGGGGTAGTGAACCATCTTTACGTTGATGCAGGTGAGTACGTGGCCAGGGGTGCTCCCTTCCTGGATCTGGTGAATGTGGAAAAGATCAAGATTCAGCTAAATGTGCCGGAGATGGATGTAAGATTCCTGAAACCCGGCCAGCAGGCCCTGGTGGGCATAGACGCGCTGCCAGACAAGAGGCTTTGGGGAAAGGTGGATTTTGTGGCTTACAAGGCAGACCCTGCCACCAAGACGTTCCAGGTTCAGGTGGTGGTGGACAATCCAGCCCAGGAGATCCGCCCGGGTATGATAGCGCGCGTAGGATTGCTCAGGCGCGAGGTGAACGACGCCTTGGCTGTTCCCCTTTTTGCCATAGTCAACAAGGGGGGTGAAAGGGTGCTCTTCGTGGAGAAAGACGGGGTGGCTTCTGCCAGAACGGTTTCCATAGGAATCATAGAGGGAGACAGGGTGCAGATCACCAGCGGCCTCAGTGCTGGCGAGAGGGTGATTGTCTCAGGGCAGGCCGAGGTGGAAGAGGGCATGCAGGTCCAGGTGCAATGA